A portion of the Lolium rigidum isolate FL_2022 chromosome 1, APGP_CSIRO_Lrig_0.1, whole genome shotgun sequence genome contains these proteins:
- the LOC124705628 gene encoding transcription elongation factor 1 homolog, with product MAKRKSANSKMASRKKPAVKLDKIFCCPFCNHAGSVDCEIDRKEWFAVVKCFVCQESYSTKAHALTEPIDVYSEWIDECEKANQGVDVRRRRRDSYA from the coding sequence ATGGCGAAGCGGAAGTCGGCGAACTCGAAGATGGCGTCGCGGAAGAAGCCGGCGGTGAAGCTGGACAAGATTTTCTGCTGCCCCTTCTGCAACCACGCCGGGAGCGTCGACTGCGAGATCGACCGCAAGGAATGGTTCGCCGTGGTCAAGTGCTTCGTGTGCCAGGAGAGCTACTCCACCAAGGCGCACGCCCTCACCGAGCCCATCGACGTCTACAGCGAGTGGATCGACGAGTGCGAGAAGGCCAACCAAGGCGtcgacgtccgccgccgccgccgggactcCTACGCGTGA